The following proteins are encoded in a genomic region of Natrinema sp. DC36:
- a CDS encoding TrkA family potassium uptake protein, giving the protein MRFVIIGAGRVGLRTARVLRDEDHEVTVVERDEPTLRRARDQGFTTVEGDGSREDILEEAGIAAADAVGALTGDLNVNFTACMIANHYGCRTVMRIDEAYREGIYRKYADQVDEIIYPERLGAIGAKNALLGGTIRAIADIAPHLQVVELTITDAAPVNGYTISELQLPADATVLAFGKRDQALGIPDEDLSLEDGDRLVVLADFDVLSEVRQLLVGETPSRAAANADGGSSSAATKLQRETDSGGVN; this is encoded by the coding sequence ATGCGGTTCGTCATCATCGGGGCCGGACGGGTCGGGCTGCGGACGGCGCGCGTCCTGCGCGACGAGGACCACGAGGTAACGGTGGTCGAACGCGACGAGCCGACGCTCAGGCGCGCTCGCGATCAAGGGTTTACCACCGTCGAGGGCGACGGCTCTCGCGAGGATATCCTCGAGGAGGCCGGTATCGCGGCGGCCGACGCCGTCGGTGCGCTGACCGGCGACCTCAACGTCAACTTCACCGCCTGCATGATCGCGAACCACTACGGCTGTCGAACCGTCATGCGGATCGACGAGGCCTATCGCGAGGGAATCTACCGGAAGTACGCCGATCAGGTCGACGAGATCATCTACCCCGAGCGGCTGGGCGCGATCGGCGCGAAAAACGCCCTCCTCGGCGGGACGATCCGCGCTATCGCCGACATCGCGCCGCACCTGCAGGTCGTCGAACTCACGATCACCGACGCGGCCCCCGTCAACGGATACACGATCAGCGAACTGCAACTGCCCGCGGACGCGACCGTCCTCGCCTTCGGCAAGCGCGATCAGGCTCTCGGCATCCCCGACGAGGACCTCTCGCTCGAGGACGGCGACCGACTCGTCGTCCTCGCGGACTTCGACGTCCTGAGCGAGGTCCGCCAGCTCCTGGTCGGCGAGACGCCGAGCCGGGCGGCCGCTAACGCCGACGGGGGCTCGAGTTCGGCGGCAACGAAACTCCAGCGCGAAACGGATTCGGGAGGTGTCAACTGA
- the tmk gene encoding dTMP kinase, whose protein sequence is MLVTLEGLDGSGKTTVWEALGERYPEATFTREPTDDSWYGEAVYRSIEDDDADPLAELFLYTADHADHLSRVIGPALERGDLVVSDRYSDSRFAYQGATLAAAEGYDLEDPLEYVVDVHRPFSIDPDLTIYLDIDPETAAARAGTTNKFERAEYLASVRDNYERLLERDPDRFVRVDATQSPEAVLEAATDALAEAVGESR, encoded by the coding sequence ATGCTCGTCACGCTCGAGGGACTGGACGGCAGCGGCAAGACGACGGTCTGGGAGGCCTTGGGCGAGCGCTACCCCGAGGCCACGTTCACGCGCGAACCCACGGACGATTCCTGGTACGGTGAGGCCGTCTACCGCTCGATCGAGGACGACGACGCCGATCCGCTGGCGGAACTGTTCCTCTACACCGCCGATCACGCCGATCACCTCTCGCGGGTGATCGGGCCCGCCCTCGAGCGCGGCGACCTCGTGGTCTCCGATCGCTACTCCGACTCGCGCTTTGCCTATCAGGGCGCGACGCTCGCAGCGGCCGAGGGCTACGACCTCGAGGACCCGCTCGAGTACGTCGTCGACGTCCATCGGCCGTTCTCGATCGATCCCGATCTGACGATCTACCTCGATATCGATCCCGAAACCGCCGCGGCTCGCGCGGGGACGACCAACAAGTTCGAACGCGCCGAGTACCTCGCATCGGTTCGGGACAACTACGAGCGACTGCTCGAGCGCGACCCCGATCGGTTCGTCCGCGTCGACGCGACGCAGTCGCCCGAAGCGGTGCTCGAGGCGGCGACGGATGCGCTGGCCGAAGCGGTCGGCGAGTCGCGCTGA
- a CDS encoding Lrp/AsnC ligand binding domain-containing protein has protein sequence MVTAFVMIKANTGEADRLRDSIESIDGVRSAHIVAGDVDLIAKAQVDSPAAVKEIAATHIQAIEGVEDTQTYIAMD, from the coding sequence ATGGTTACAGCATTCGTCATGATCAAAGCGAACACGGGCGAGGCGGATCGACTCAGAGACAGCATCGAATCGATCGATGGCGTTCGATCGGCCCATATCGTCGCCGGCGACGTCGACCTCATCGCGAAAGCGCAGGTCGACTCGCCGGCCGCGGTCAAGGAGATCGCGGCGACCCACATTCAGGCTATCGAGGGCGTCGAAGACACGCAGACGTACATCGCGATGGACTAG
- a CDS encoding complex I NDUFA9 subunit family protein, with amino-acid sequence MKILVAGGTGFIGTNLCAELAERGHEVTALSRSPDDDNEFPDGVESVMGDVGAYDSIVDTVAGHDAVVNLVSLSPLFDPPRGTSHREVHLRGTENLVRAAEAGGVDRFLQMSGLGADPNGATAFIRAKGEAEAVVRDSGLEWTIVRPSVVFGDGDEFVGFTKTLTTPYLTALPAGGRTRFQPIWVGDLVPVLADALEDDAHIGETYELAGPQVVTLADVTKLAYGAEGKDVRIGTIPMGLAKLGLWVIGPLPFVPFGPDQARSLEFDNTVDDNDVTVFGRDPVSMTTLSAYLGRNGTDRQERSAKTV; translated from the coding sequence ATGAAGATCCTCGTCGCCGGTGGCACCGGCTTCATCGGCACGAACCTGTGTGCAGAACTGGCCGAGCGCGGCCACGAGGTGACGGCGCTCTCCCGGTCTCCAGATGACGATAACGAGTTTCCCGACGGCGTCGAGTCAGTGATGGGCGACGTCGGCGCCTACGACTCGATCGTCGACACCGTCGCGGGCCACGACGCCGTCGTCAACCTCGTCTCGCTCTCGCCGCTGTTCGACCCGCCCCGCGGGACGAGCCACCGGGAAGTCCACCTCCGGGGCACGGAGAACCTCGTTCGCGCCGCCGAAGCCGGCGGCGTCGACCGGTTCCTACAGATGAGCGGGCTCGGGGCCGATCCGAACGGCGCGACCGCGTTCATTCGCGCCAAGGGCGAGGCGGAGGCGGTGGTCCGCGACTCCGGGCTCGAGTGGACGATCGTTCGGCCGTCGGTCGTTTTCGGCGACGGCGACGAGTTCGTCGGGTTCACGAAGACGCTGACGACGCCGTACCTGACGGCGTTGCCCGCCGGGGGACGGACGCGATTTCAACCCATCTGGGTCGGTGATCTCGTCCCCGTGCTGGCCGACGCGCTCGAAGACGACGCCCATATCGGCGAGACCTACGAGCTCGCCGGCCCGCAGGTCGTCACGCTCGCGGACGTGACAAAGCTCGCTTACGGCGCCGAGGGAAAAGACGTCAGGATCGGAACGATCCCGATGGGACTGGCCAAACTCGGGCTCTGGGTGATCGGTCCGCTACCGTTCGTTCCGTTCGGCCCCGATCAGGCTCGGTCGCTCGAGTTCGACAACACCGTCGACGATAACGACGTGACCGTCTTCGGCCGGGACCCGGTGTCGATGACGACACTCAGCGCGTATCTCGGCCGCAACGGGACGGACCGTCAGGAACGATCGGCGAAAACGGTCTGA
- a CDS encoding DUF5813 family protein has translation MTDLPTPVERELESHDAFARTDDGYDLTTTVFETTVAADDAEGKRDGRFLVTVVLPTLDAAVADEVVAPPVENGWFETLERRLEDVFTVARTSTHDEPVVERDADEVRVRLEYTAWDASDGADDAKALIEFVEGTFAQGIIPGYDYRGEAATLLENAQSRGQQAADGDSGGMPL, from the coding sequence ATGACTGATCTCCCGACTCCCGTCGAACGCGAACTCGAGTCCCACGACGCCTTCGCCCGGACCGACGACGGCTACGACCTCACGACGACCGTCTTCGAGACGACCGTCGCGGCCGACGACGCCGAGGGAAAGCGCGACGGCCGATTTCTGGTCACCGTCGTCCTCCCCACGCTCGACGCCGCCGTCGCCGACGAGGTCGTCGCGCCCCCCGTCGAAAACGGCTGGTTCGAGACCCTCGAGCGCCGCCTCGAGGACGTCTTCACGGTCGCCCGCACGAGCACGCACGACGAGCCCGTCGTCGAACGCGACGCCGACGAGGTCCGGGTTCGCCTCGAGTACACCGCGTGGGACGCTAGCGACGGTGCCGACGACGCCAAGGCGCTGATCGAGTTCGTCGAAGGCACCTTCGCCCAGGGGATCATCCCCGGCTACGACTATCGCGGCGAAGCGGCGACGCTGCTCGAGAACGCCCAGAGCAGGGGCCAGCAGGCCGCCGACGGCGACAGCGGCGGGATGCCACTCTAG
- a CDS encoding tubulin/FtsZ family protein: MKLAMIGFGQAGGKIVDRFLDYDDRTGSGIVRAAIAVNSAKADLIGLDNIPQENRVLIGQARVKGHGVGADNELGAEVAEEDIDEVQNAIDSIPTHEVDAFLIVAGMGGGTGSGGAPVLAKHLKRIYTIPVYGLGVLPGTDEGGIYTLNAARSFQTFVREVDNLLVFDNDSWRQTGESMEGGYDQINEEIVRRFGILFGAGEVGEGQEVAESVVDSSEIINTLSGGGVSTVGFASEDVEVNSSGGLLSRFTGDGGGDDSLDAANTTNRITSLVRKAALGRLTLPCEIEGTERALLVLSGPSEYLNRKGIERGRKWLEEETGSMEVRGGDFPRGEPEVAAAILLSGVTNVPRIKRLQQVAIEAQDNIDDIQQDSSENLEELVEDDEDELEPLF; the protein is encoded by the coding sequence ATGAAGCTGGCGATGATCGGATTCGGACAGGCCGGTGGCAAAATCGTCGATCGATTCCTCGATTACGACGATCGGACGGGTAGCGGAATCGTCCGCGCGGCGATTGCCGTCAACTCCGCGAAGGCGGACCTCATCGGTCTCGATAATATACCACAGGAGAATCGCGTACTCATCGGCCAGGCCCGCGTCAAGGGCCACGGCGTGGGTGCTGACAACGAACTCGGCGCGGAAGTCGCCGAGGAGGACATCGACGAGGTACAGAACGCCATCGACTCGATCCCGACCCACGAGGTCGACGCCTTTCTGATCGTCGCCGGCATGGGCGGCGGCACCGGTTCCGGTGGCGCGCCCGTCCTCGCCAAACACCTCAAGAGGATCTACACGATCCCGGTCTACGGCCTCGGCGTCCTGCCGGGGACGGACGAAGGCGGGATCTACACGCTCAACGCGGCCAGATCGTTTCAGACGTTCGTCCGCGAGGTCGACAACCTGCTCGTCTTCGACAACGACTCGTGGCGACAGACCGGCGAGTCCATGGAAGGCGGCTACGACCAGATCAACGAGGAGATCGTCCGCCGCTTCGGCATCCTCTTCGGCGCCGGCGAGGTCGGAGAGGGCCAGGAAGTCGCCGAGAGCGTCGTCGACTCCTCCGAGATCATCAACACGCTCTCCGGCGGTGGTGTCTCCACCGTCGGCTTCGCCTCGGAGGACGTCGAGGTGAACTCGAGTGGCGGCCTGCTCTCCCGGTTCACCGGCGACGGCGGCGGCGACGACAGTCTCGACGCCGCGAACACGACGAACCGCATCACGAGCCTCGTCCGCAAGGCCGCACTCGGCCGACTCACGCTCCCGTGTGAGATCGAAGGGACCGAGCGCGCCCTGCTCGTGCTCTCCGGACCCTCGGAGTATCTGAACCGGAAAGGCATCGAGCGCGGGCGGAAGTGGCTCGAGGAGGAAACGGGAAGCATGGAAGTTCGCGGCGGCGACTTCCCGCGCGGAGAGCCCGAAGTGGCTGCAGCCATCTTGCTCTCCGGCGTGACGAACGTCCCGCGGATCAAGCGACTGCAACAGGTTGCCATCGAGGCCCAGGACAATATCGACGATATCCAGCAAGACAGCAGCGAGAACCTCGAGGAACTCGTCGAGGACGACGAGGACGAACTCGAGCCGCTGTTCTAG
- a CDS encoding Lrp/AsnC family transcriptional regulator — protein sequence MVHAFIMVKTAAGKSEGLLAEIGDLESVADAHIVAGNYDIIAEVDASEVYEVLQTVSSSMQGLDGVTETRTYIAMG from the coding sequence ATGGTCCACGCGTTCATCATGGTGAAGACCGCCGCCGGAAAGTCCGAGGGCCTGCTCGCGGAGATCGGCGACCTGGAGTCGGTCGCCGACGCCCACATCGTCGCGGGCAACTACGACATCATCGCGGAGGTCGACGCGTCCGAGGTCTACGAGGTGCTCCAGACCGTCTCCTCGAGCATGCAGGGACTCGACGGCGTCACCGAGACGAGGACGTACATCGCGATGGGCTAG